From Pontibacter actiniarum, a single genomic window includes:
- a CDS encoding heme NO-binding domain-containing protein, producing the protein MNNNFNGDYMHGSIFVFLKRFVENSYDFSTWIRLSEETGINRTMYQMNEMYPVQELTAVVEALSTLSGKDKYQVLEEFGTFLVTDLLLIFKKFVDPSWGTFEMIQYTEQYLHGAVRRQDERTNPPRLFVTKVNKNLLVVDYYSKRRMASIAVGIIKGITIYFNEAADYKVWPVTDLEAERVQIRLERLQETPQQQA; encoded by the coding sequence ATGAACAACAACTTTAACGGCGACTACATGCATGGCTCCATCTTCGTTTTTCTGAAGCGCTTTGTGGAGAACTCATACGACTTTAGTACCTGGATCAGGCTATCGGAGGAAACGGGCATCAACCGCACGATGTACCAGATGAATGAGATGTACCCTGTGCAGGAGCTAACGGCTGTAGTAGAGGCCCTCTCTACACTTTCAGGCAAAGACAAATACCAGGTGCTGGAGGAGTTCGGCACTTTTCTCGTTACGGACCTGCTGCTCATTTTTAAGAAGTTCGTAGATCCGAGCTGGGGTACCTTTGAGATGATACAGTACACCGAGCAGTACCTACACGGTGCCGTCCGCCGACAGGATGAGCGTACAAACCCACCAAGGCTTTTCGTCACGAAGGTGAACAAGAACCTGCTCGTGGTTGACTATTACTCCAAGCGCCGCATGGCCAGCATTGCCGTAGGCATCATCAAAGGTATAACCATTTACTTTAACGAAGCGGCAGATTACAAAGTATGGCCAGTAACAGACCTGGAGGCGGAGCGCGTGCAGATACGCCTGGAGCGGCTGCAGGAAACGCCCCAACAGCAGGCGTAG
- a CDS encoding mechanosensitive ion channel family protein, translating into MSDFLDRVYLHNSVQTYLIALGFILVGFLVISFFKKSVLTRIARLTQKTSTSIDNFLVESLARFGVPALYIYVVYLGLNYLVLSERVSNIIEFATIVAVTILVIRLLSSTILLVLRGYIHRQENGEEKVKQLGGVMLIINIMIWGLGFLTLLDNLGYDVTTVVAGLGIGGIAVALAAQNILGDLFNYFVIFFDRPFEIGDFIIIDDKMGVVENIGIKTTRLKSLSGEQLVFSNSDLTNSRIHNYKQMQQRRVLFKIGVIYQTPYEQVQAIPRLLRQIVEEQEPVRFDRAHFSSYGDSSLDFEVVYYVLSSEYNTYMDVQQQINMRIFQEFSKRGIDFAYPTRTLFVVNEEQGSENHQPVRAL; encoded by the coding sequence ATGAGTGATTTTTTGGATAGAGTCTATCTGCACAATTCTGTACAAACCTACCTGATCGCCCTGGGTTTCATCTTAGTGGGCTTCCTGGTCATCAGTTTCTTTAAGAAAAGCGTGCTCACGCGCATTGCACGCCTCACCCAGAAAACAAGCACCAGCATCGACAACTTTCTGGTAGAAAGCCTTGCCCGCTTTGGCGTTCCGGCGCTCTACATTTACGTGGTGTACCTGGGGCTCAACTACCTGGTGCTTTCGGAGCGCGTGTCAAACATCATCGAGTTCGCCACTATCGTGGCCGTCACCATACTTGTGATCAGGCTGCTGTCCTCTACCATCCTGCTCGTGCTGCGCGGCTACATTCACCGCCAGGAGAACGGGGAGGAAAAGGTAAAGCAACTGGGCGGGGTAATGCTCATCATCAACATCATGATCTGGGGCCTCGGGTTCCTGACATTGCTCGACAACCTGGGCTATGATGTCACAACTGTGGTTGCCGGACTAGGTATCGGTGGTATTGCCGTGGCCTTGGCCGCACAAAACATACTCGGTGACCTGTTCAACTACTTCGTGATATTCTTTGACCGCCCCTTCGAAATCGGTGACTTTATTATTATTGATGATAAGATGGGCGTGGTGGAGAATATCGGCATCAAGACCACCCGCCTGAAAAGCCTTTCGGGGGAGCAGCTTGTTTTTTCCAATTCCGACCTTACCAACTCGCGCATCCACAACTATAAGCAGATGCAACAGCGCCGCGTGCTCTTTAAAATCGGCGTGATTTATCAAACCCCATACGAGCAGGTACAGGCCATTCCAAGGCTGCTGCGCCAGATTGTGGAAGAACAGGAGCCGGTGCGGTTCGACCGTGCCCACTTCTCCTCCTATGGCGACTCCAGCCTTGACTTTGAGGTGGTGTACTACGTGCTATCTTCTGAGTACAACACGTATATGGATGTGCAGCAGCAAATTAACATGCGCATCTTTCAGGAATTCAGTAAGCGGGGCATTGATTTTGCCTATCCTACCCGTACACTTTTTGTCGTAAACGAAGAACAGGGAAGTGAAAACCACCAGCCCGTCAGGGCGCTGTAA
- a CDS encoding alpha/beta fold hydrolase: MEIKQRYVPVGDLQLHTAVAGPSTGEAVILLHGFPDAWFTWEEQLQVLAGQGYYAVAPDQRGYNLSSKPPGVENYTQDKLTGDILRLADGLGLERFHLVGHDFGAAVAWRLALLYPQRVRKLVISNVPHPQVMRHNLRRQPGQMLRSSYALFFQLPWLPEKLLAALEPELLMKQMPSNLREVQGARLKQAWSQPGALTSMLNWYRAAGRGAATASAGKAMVNVPTRIIWGEQDPYLRAEMAKQSMAYLQNGELMLLHEAGHWVHHDAAEKYNRYLLDFLRS, translated from the coding sequence ATGGAAATAAAGCAACGATACGTGCCGGTAGGGGATTTGCAGCTGCACACTGCCGTGGCCGGGCCCAGTACGGGTGAGGCGGTCATACTGCTGCACGGTTTTCCGGATGCCTGGTTTACCTGGGAAGAGCAATTACAGGTGCTTGCCGGGCAGGGCTATTATGCTGTTGCTCCTGACCAGCGCGGCTACAACCTCAGCTCCAAACCACCCGGTGTCGAGAACTACACCCAGGACAAACTGACCGGGGATATCCTGCGCCTCGCGGATGGGCTGGGCCTGGAGCGGTTCCACCTGGTTGGGCATGACTTTGGGGCAGCTGTTGCCTGGCGGCTGGCGCTGCTGTACCCGCAGCGGGTGCGTAAGCTGGTAATCTCTAATGTGCCGCACCCGCAGGTGATGCGGCATAACCTGCGGCGGCAGCCGGGGCAGATGCTGCGCAGCAGTTATGCGCTCTTTTTCCAGTTGCCCTGGCTGCCCGAAAAGCTTCTTGCCGCACTTGAACCGGAGTTGCTGATGAAGCAGATGCCCAGCAACTTGAGAGAGGTGCAGGGGGCGCGGCTAAAGCAGGCATGGTCACAGCCCGGGGCCCTCACAAGCATGCTGAACTGGTACCGTGCCGCAGGGCGTGGTGCTGCTACGGCATCAGCCGGTAAAGCAATGGTGAACGTGCCTACGCGTATTATCTGGGGAGAACAGGACCCTTACCTTCGCGCAGAAATGGCTAAACAAAGTATGGCTTACCTCCAAAACGGGGAGCTTATGCTCCTGCACGAGGCAGGGCACTGGGTGCACCACGATGCTGCGGAAAAGTATAACCGGTACCTCCTGGATTTTCTGCGCAGCTAA
- a CDS encoding glycoside hydrolase family 13 protein: MHCKKLLLLFFLLSFITSTAFAQQEKLRVEPSFWWTDMKNPDLQLMLHGQNISHLQPELKHPGVKVKAVTKVKNPNYLFVTLNIENAKPGKSDLKLKRDGKTVERYTYELRKRDPKSATRQGFDTSDVLYLITPDRFANGNPKNDSVKGMDDKLNRSDKGGRHGGDISGLIDHLDYVDEMGFTALWVNPVLENDQPSYSYHGYSTTDFYKVDPRFGSNEEYLQLSSLAKERGIKLVMDMILNHCGSAHWWMDDLPTDNWLNFQGDFKTTNHRREAIQDPHASAYDYRMHTEGWFVESMPDLNQENELLANYLIQNTIWWIEYAGLGGIRMDTYSYPDPQFMSEWTHRVMEEYPNFNIVGEEWSVNPAIVSYWQRGKQNWNGYVSYLPSLMDFPVQNALAESLKDDESSWESGWMKLYTMLVNDFLYPDPNNLVVFPDNHDMDRIYTQLNQDPELTKLAVTYVLTTRGIPQLYYGTEILMHNDEPDDHGIIRTDFPGGWAGDKRNAFTGTGLTREEQDMHQFTKRLLNWRKNAEVIHTGKLTHYAPMKGVYVYFRDNGKERVMVVLNKNTEPYELELEKFSPQLSGLTQGTDVITGKTYDLNQPTLALPQKASLVLELK; encoded by the coding sequence ATGCACTGTAAAAAGTTACTACTCCTTTTTTTCCTCCTCAGCTTTATAACCTCCACTGCCTTTGCACAGCAGGAGAAGTTGCGTGTAGAACCCAGTTTTTGGTGGACAGACATGAAAAACCCCGACCTGCAACTAATGCTGCACGGTCAGAATATCTCTCACCTACAACCTGAACTAAAACACCCGGGTGTGAAGGTGAAGGCTGTGACCAAAGTAAAAAACCCCAACTACCTCTTCGTGACCCTGAACATAGAAAACGCCAAGCCCGGCAAGTCTGACCTGAAACTGAAGCGGGATGGGAAAACGGTGGAGCGCTATACGTATGAACTACGGAAGCGCGACCCGAAGTCGGCCACCCGGCAGGGCTTTGATACTTCTGACGTGCTCTACCTCATTACACCGGACCGCTTTGCCAATGGCAACCCGAAAAACGACTCGGTAAAGGGGATGGATGACAAGCTTAACCGCTCAGACAAAGGGGGCCGCCACGGGGGGGATATTTCCGGGCTGATAGACCACCTCGACTATGTGGATGAGATGGGCTTTACGGCACTGTGGGTAAATCCTGTGCTGGAAAACGACCAGCCGTCCTACTCCTACCACGGCTACTCCACCACAGACTTTTACAAAGTTGACCCTCGTTTCGGCTCTAACGAAGAATACCTACAGCTCTCCAGCCTGGCCAAAGAACGTGGAATTAAACTGGTGATGGACATGATCCTGAACCACTGCGGCTCAGCGCACTGGTGGATGGACGACCTACCAACTGATAACTGGCTTAACTTCCAGGGAGACTTTAAAACCACGAATCACCGCCGCGAAGCCATCCAAGACCCCCACGCCTCTGCCTATGATTACCGAATGCATACAGAGGGCTGGTTCGTAGAGTCGATGCCGGACCTGAACCAGGAAAACGAGCTCCTGGCCAACTACCTGATCCAAAACACGATCTGGTGGATAGAATACGCCGGGCTGGGAGGCATACGCATGGACACCTACTCCTACCCTGACCCGCAGTTTATGAGCGAGTGGACCCACCGTGTCATGGAGGAGTACCCCAACTTCAACATCGTGGGCGAAGAGTGGTCGGTGAACCCGGCCATTGTGTCTTACTGGCAGCGGGGCAAGCAGAACTGGAACGGTTACGTTTCGTACCTGCCCAGCCTGATGGACTTTCCGGTGCAAAATGCCCTGGCCGAGTCGCTGAAAGACGATGAAAGCAGCTGGGAATCCGGCTGGATGAAACTCTACACCATGCTCGTCAACGATTTCCTGTACCCGGACCCGAACAACCTGGTGGTGTTCCCCGACAACCACGACATGGACCGCATCTACACGCAACTAAACCAGGACCCGGAGCTGACAAAGCTTGCCGTAACCTATGTGCTGACTACACGTGGCATTCCGCAGCTATACTATGGCACCGAGATACTGATGCACAACGACGAACCCGATGATCACGGCATTATCCGGACGGACTTCCCCGGGGGCTGGGCCGGTGATAAGCGTAATGCTTTTACAGGCACGGGCCTTACCCGGGAAGAGCAGGACATGCATCAGTTCACAAAAAGGCTGCTGAACTGGCGCAAGAACGCGGAGGTGATCCACACAGGCAAGTTAACGCACTACGCTCCCATGAAAGGCGTGTATGTGTACTTCCGCGACAACGGGAAAGAGCGCGTGATGGTCGTGCTCAACAAAAACACGGAGCCGTATGAGCTGGAGCTGGAGAAGTTCTCCCCGCAGCTAAGCGGACTAACCCAAGGCACGGATGTGATCACAGGTAAAACCTATGACCTGAACCAGCCGACTCTGGCACTGCCCCAGAAGGCCTCCCTGGTGCTGGAGCTGAAGTAA
- a CDS encoding DUF4920 domain-containing protein, whose amino-acid sequence MKKTVFLVAMAAACYSCQQSTPPTVTEAVAASTSTTTGASFGATFAEENTISVGQLADAVAGKDSVQATVAAEVQESCQAKGCWMDVRLADGNSMKVTFRDYGFFLPVEDLKGRQVVFTGTAKREVISVEDQRHYAQDAGKPEAEIAAITAPNEELRFVADGVILK is encoded by the coding sequence ATGAAAAAAACAGTTTTCCTGGTAGCCATGGCAGCAGCCTGCTACAGCTGCCAGCAATCCACCCCACCTACCGTAACCGAAGCGGTAGCAGCTAGCACCAGCACCACGACTGGCGCTTCCTTTGGAGCGACCTTTGCCGAAGAGAATACCATCTCTGTCGGGCAGTTGGCTGATGCCGTGGCGGGCAAAGATTCAGTGCAAGCCACTGTGGCTGCCGAGGTGCAGGAAAGCTGCCAAGCCAAAGGCTGTTGGATGGATGTAAGGCTGGCGGATGGGAACAGCATGAAAGTAACCTTCCGGGACTACGGCTTCTTCCTACCTGTGGAAGACCTGAAAGGGAGGCAGGTAGTCTTCACCGGCACTGCCAAACGGGAAGTGATCTCTGTAGAAGACCAACGCCACTATGCGCAGGATGCAGGCAAACCAGAAGCCGAGATTGCTGCCATTACCGCACCAAATGAGGAACTGCGGTTCGTAGCAGATGGTGTAATTCTGAAATAG